Proteins encoded by one window of Aspergillus chevalieri M1 DNA, chromosome 6, nearly complete sequence:
- a CDS encoding putative membrane bound cation transporter (COG:P;~EggNog:ENOG410PGJU;~InterPro:IPR004837;~PFAM:PF01699;~TransMembrane:11 (i88-109o115-135i147-169o175-198i219-238o250-268i568-591o603-626i633-658o664-687i694-714o);~go_component: GO:0016021 - integral component of membrane [Evidence IEA];~go_process: GO:0055085 - transmembrane transport [Evidence IEA]), which translates to MHRIHSWAKAHAFDGSLPSQEPSKEAAEEPPDIQPSAPSQDAQVTPPAETPAAESGSSTENKTDEQKPGLLVRAKNGSIRFCKHTKTALFHSWVNVLLVFVPIGIAVEAVGLDPAIIFAMNAVAIIPLAGLLSHATECVASRLGDTIGALINVTFGNAVELIIFIIALVKNEIRIVQASLLGSILANLLLILGMAFLLGGLRFQEQIYNSTVTQMSACLLSLSVMSLLLPTAFHASWSNSAVADRYTLKVSRGTSVVLLLVYILYIIFQLKSHSYLYASIPQQIIDEESHPGVLAELMNSSDSSSSSSSDSDDTTTSWTTAKRIKKAMKSRRHRKSSVSSKGTATRQSIRRKLTEMPRPATANNSNSVLGTDDTASCAVEFGDDVRYDADDDARRLEMPRSRDFGQQPSGVDMKPAKEARKARKEQKRRHKSEVMAEKQDALVDSAPMPKRPSLQSHLSEPNVNREDLDSAADIPKRRSPFRPVMPSLLSNTVFSSGQPQPTAAQPAPNAHGLRRANSLPGRINRPPPVGNAVQYARGAARFPNPNDEDPAVVKTAPPTVQPEMSRTAAVVMLIISTALVAVCAEFLVDAIPMMIESSNVSEAFIGLIILPIVGNAAEHVTAVSVATKNKMDLSIGVSVGSSIQIAIFVTPLVVILGWCMDKDMSLYFTLFETICLFVTAFVVNFLVLDGRSNYLEGALLIAAYVIIAVATFFYPDSAQSSDFAGPGQ; encoded by the exons ATGC ACCGGATTCACTCGTGGGCGAAAGCTCACGCGTTCGATGGCAGTCTACCCTCGCAAGAACCCAGCAAGGAAGCCGCTGAAGAACCCCCCGATATACAGCCTTCCGCCCCTAGTCAAGATGCCCAAGTGACTCCTCCCGCAGAGACCCCGGCCGCGGAGTCGGGGTCGAGTACGGAAAACAAAACCGATGAACAAAAGCCTGGCCTATTGGTCCGCGCCAAAAATGGCTCGATCCGTTTCTGCAAACACACCAAGACAGCCCTCTTTCACAGCTGGGTCAATGTCCTCTTGGTCTTCGTACCAATTGGTATTGCCGTCGAGGCTGTCGGCTTGGATCCTGCCATCATCTTCGCCATGAACGCAGTTGCCATCATCCCTCTGGCTGGTTTGTTGAGTCATGCTACTGAGTGTGTCGCAAGCCGCCTAGGAGATACCATTGGTGCACTCATCAACGTCACCTTTGGAAATGCAGTCGAGCTGATCATTTTCATTATTGCTCTGGTCAAGAATGAAATCCGCATCGTTCAAGCCTCGCTGCTCGGTTCGATTCTGGCAAATCTACTCCTGATTCTGGGAATGGCCTTCCTCCTGGGAGGTCTCCGTTTCCAGGAACAGATCTACAACAGCACCGTCACTCAAATGAGCGCCTGTCTCCTCAGTTTAAGTGTCATGAGTTTGCTGCTCCCGACCGCATTCCATGCCTCATGGTCCAACAGTGCAGTCGCCGATCGATATACCCTGAAGGTCAGCCGTGGAACGAGCGTCGTCTTGTTGCTGGTGTACATTCTCTACATTATCTTTCAACTCAAGTCGCACTCGTACCTCTACGCCAGTATCCCTCAGCAAATTATCGACGAAGAATCTCACCCGGGTGTCCTGGCGGAGTTGATGAATTCTTCCGATTCGTCCAGCAGTTCCTCCAGTGACTCGGACGATACCACAACATCCTGGACCACCGCCAAACGTATCAAGAAGGCTATGAAGTCCAGAAGGCATCGCAAGTCCAGCGTTAGTTCCAAAGGAACTGCCACGCGACAGTCGATCCGCCGAAAGCTGACCGAAATGCCTCGCCCTGCAACCGCTAACAATTCCAACTCTGTCCTGGGCACGGACGATACTGCTTCGTGTGCCGTCGAATTTGGCGATGACGTGCGATACGACGCGGACGACGATGCCAGACGACTGGAGATGCCCCGTTCCCGAGACTTCGGGCAGCAGCCATCCGGCGTCGACATGAAGCCTGCCAAGGAGGCTCGGAAGGCCAGAAAGGAGCAGAAGAGGCGTCATAAATCAGAAGTCATGGCTGAGAAGCAAGATGCACTTGTTGATAGCGCCCCCATGCCAAAACGACCTTCTCTCCAGTCGCACTTGTCGGAACCCAATGTCAATCGTGAAGATCTTGACTCTGCCGCCGACATTCCAAAGAGAAGATCGCCTTTTAGACCGGTTATGCCATCATTGCTTTCCAATACCGTGTTTTCGAGTGGCCAGCCACAACCGACTGCCGCTCAACCTGCTCCTAATGCACACGGTCTCCGACGCGCCAATTCTCTTCCAGGTCGGATAAACCGCCCGCCCCCGGTTGGCAATGCAGTGCAGTATGCCCGTGGTGCTGCTCGCTTTCCTAACCCTAACGACGAAGACCCAGCCGTTGTCAAAACGGCACCCCCGACCGTGCAGCCTGAAATGTCCCGTACCGCCGCCGTGGTCATGTTGATCATTTCCACTGCTCTTGTCGCGGTCTGCGCTGAGTTCCTAGTTGACGCTATTCCGATGATGATCGAAAGCTCCAACGTCAGCGAGGCTTTTATTGGTTTGATCATTCTGCCCATTGTGGGTAACGCTGCGGAGCACGTTACCGCTGTCAGTGTGGCTACCAAGAACAAGATGGATCTATCGATTGGTGTGTCTGTCGGAAGTAGTATTCAAATTGCCATCTTCGTCACTCCATTGGTCGTTATTCTCGGTTGGTGTATGGACAAGGACATGTCCTTGTACTTTACGCTGTTCGAGACCATCTGTCTGTTTGTTACTGCCTTTGTCGTCAATTTCCTGGTCCTCGATGGTCGCAGTAACTATCTCGAGGGTGCTCTTCTCATAGCCGCCTATGTGATTATCGCAGTCGCTACGTTCTTCTACCCGGATAGTGCACAGTCCAGCGATTTCGCGGGTCCTGGCCAGTAA